TCAGCATCTTCGTTCTCAGACTCGGGAACAAAGCCCTCGTCGGCTTCTGCCGCTCCTTGCTGGTCATCCCCAGCGGATATGGGCCCTTCTTCGAAGCTGGCCTGCGCACTTTCCATAATCTCAACCTGGGAGCCTTTGACTTCCGTGGTGGTCTCTTCAATATACTCTTCCTGCTTCTCCTGAgtctcatcatcttcttccatgaCCGTAGGAACCTGCTTCGATGAGCGAGATCCGCGGCGATTTGGTCGAATTACTTCAGCCTCTGGACTATGTGTACCTCGTTCGACTGTTTCCACATGGCGACCTGAGTTGGTGAGCGCGTAAATGTCTTCCGACGCGCCTCGTGTGCGTCGGGTGACTCGTCGGTTTCCTTGGTCCTGCTGTGGCTGTCGCTTCAAAGCATCACCCAATTTTAACGTGACCACGGCAGTTTTGCGTTTCTTTGGTGAAGTTTGTTCTGATTCACcgtcgtcatcctcgaagCTACTTGAATCGCCTTCGTTATAAAGTGGACGGTTCGTGGCCGCCCTTCGCGCGACGAGGCCTCTTGCATTCCTCTGAGCGTTGATATCAGGTTCTTCCTCCGACTCTTCATAAGACaattcctcatcctcactgaagaaatcatcatcgtcagACACAATGTCATCGTTGGAACGGCGACGAGGTCTCTTCTTCGACGGcttggacttcttcctcgactTGGAACGCGAGACGGAGCGGCGAGATGAGCGGGGGTGGTCGCTGTAGTCGTCATCGTCCGAATCGGACTTGTTGGCGATTTCTTCGATTGAGCGCTTCATACGAGCCATGGTATCGTGCCAGAAAGGCTTGAGCGTTGGATCTCTTTTGATGGTCGCCATGTGAGCAAAAAAGGAATGATTCGAGACACATTGCCATGTGATAGGTCATTGAAGACACGGGAAATTCGCGCCCAGGGAGGCTGATGGAGATGTAGAAATATGGATGGAACTCACCAGGGACTGAGTGAACGGAAAAGTAGAACGTATTGTCACGTTAAACAAAAAGTAAACAGACCCAAACAGATACTGCCATTCAGCACAAGACAATGGTGTTGTTTCTCATGCAGTCAGACAAAGACCTAAGCTCCCCTGCAGACACGATACATCAACGTTGGGGGGACGACGTGCCGCCCGTGGACAAGAGATGGTTATATATACCACGGGGCTACGGCGAAGCGCAAAGCGCAGGGCCCCGGGAGAGAGAAATCGCAGTGAATCTCACGACAAAGGCCGGTACGGGAAGGGGAGGGCCGATCGCATCCAGTGACCGAAAAACACGAGATGGCGCACAAGAATCAGAAACGAGCGAAAAACGAAACGGTCAAATGGGCCAAAATCCACGCTGCCACACAAGTAACAAACATCGAATAAACGGGCGTGGGACAAGAAGATCGAAGGGCGGAAAGACTCGCGCACGCCTTTTGCCTGGCCTGCTCCAGCCACAGCTGGCCGTCCGGCTAGTCCTGCCATTCCCGGGGCACGAGCCACAGACCCGCGCCGCAGCTAGGCCTCCTTCGGGGTTAGCGCGCCGGTGCACGTGCCTTCATCCGCGTCATTTTGCCCATTTTTGCTCCACGGCGGCAGCAAacactactccgtaccgtcGATTTTCCGTCGTCGTGTTAAAAACACAACAGCTCAACCCTTTCATCGTCCTCCCTTTGCCGCACCCATCACTCCCTCTTCTCACCCACGTAGAGTTCACTAGAAATCCTGGGTAAACCTAGTCACAGTAGAGCTCCAAGCTTCGATGCAGAGATTCGGTCAATATCGACCGCTCTCCGACCGGATCTCGACGTAGTCCAGGGCGCAAACCCGAGGTGCCAAAAGatggaagaaggaagaaataggTCGGTCAGGAACCTCGACCTTTCCCCAGGTCCTCGAAGCTTATCGTCCTTAGGCTCCTCCCCGCCTGTCCATCATGATTTAATGCAGAGCCGCTTGCCTAATGCGGATTTAGCGACTTTCCTGTCATGTGATTGCTGAGTCATCAATTCTTCTTTCATCCACGACTCAGTTTGGCTTTGTATATAAATACATACATCCCGGAGAACCCAAATCAATTCATTACCTCTAATCCCAGTACATAAATTTGATCGGATAATACCTCTTTACCCTCTCAATATGTTTCGCCGACTGCCACTTACACGCCCCTCGCCGCCCCGTTTCCTCTTCACTGCATTTTCTTCTCGCAGACCGTTTAGCACCACCGGGAGAAACTTGAACGCCAACCAATCCAGTTCGTTCAAAGAAGGGGTAAGTGCTTCCTAACTTTGGCTTTCGTTCTTGTCGTAAATTGCGCCATGGAGCTATATAAGGCAAGGTGTCTATAACAAAGATATATCCATATGTTCTTCAAGTTTAGGAGGCCAAATAAACATCCCCCAGAAAAAGGCTAACTCATCCCAGGCATCCCGTTATAAAATCTTTGCAAGTCCGTTTGCCAAGGTCTTCTTGGGAGCCATCTTCACATACCAAGTGATTTACTGGACATGGCTGAAACTTGAAATGGATGAGTcgaaatatattaaaaatcgTACGTGTTTACGGAATTCCCCTATTGTTGCCCCTGGTCTTTTGCCTCCCGCATTGCTTCTAACAGTTCATCACAGAAGAAGTGGCAGCTTTAGAGAAGCAGGCTAGGGAGCTGACGGGCGCCCAAAAATAAGGGCTTTTTATCTTATCCTGCGTGAACATTGTATTGTATATACCCCGGATGTCAATGTAAGAACTGTCGTTACTTTCATATCATTTAGAGCTAGTTTGGTAGGGTcaatatgtatgtacagcaTCCTTTAAGAGGATTCTATATATCCATTAGGCCGTGGCTGGCGCTCACTCCCACAACTGCCACAGAAGCTATGAGGGCAATATAAGCATTGGGCGGTATAAGACCAAGAAAACGAACCCTGCGTACACTGACACTGTTCTCGGGTTAGCCTATCTTTAGTCTCACAAACCAATTGATCCAGAGTGACTTACGCAGTAGACAAGGTTCCCATAATGGGATTGGATCGCATCATCTGTCTTATATCTTTTCTCCATTGCCGGAATATCCGCCCGAGCATAGTAGTCTAGAGACGGTTGTGGGGCGGAGAATTTGCGTTTTCGTAAGTTCGTCTGGTCGGGAAGAGAGTTAAACATAGGAAAATTGTTTTGGAAATGAGTGTTCACTTGGCGAAGTGAAGGATTCTGTACTTGTTCTGGGGCTGCCATCGGGGTTTCATCCCGTTGGTTCTCACCCTCAGAGTTACAGATACTGCCGACAGTCTCATCGTCGCTCACGTCGTCCGCTGGAGGCTcgccatctccatcttcgtGCGTGCTGATTcgttcctttccttcatcgCGTTCTGCGCCCTTGGTCAGATGCCCCGAAGGAAGGAGCCAATCCTCAATCCGCTCGCCATTTTTGAAGTGCTCAGAATCTATATGATTGAAGCGCTCATTCCACGCGGCAAGGCCCTGGCCCTTTAGTGGGATGATGTCGCGACAAAAGCCACACCAGAATTGCGACTGTCCGTGCGGACCGATGCTGTTCTTGGCGAGTGCAGCTTGTACCTCTTTATCTTCTGCATGGTGATGCTTCTTCAGATGACGGGTATATTCTCCTTGGTCATAGAATAGGCGAGCACAAGATCGATCCCCTTGTGTAGCATCGGGAAGGGTGCAGCGCCAACTCTGCAAGGGGAAATGCTGGGAGTTCTCGTGTCGTTTCCAGTCGGCTTTGCTACCGAAGGTCTTGCTGCATTTTTCGAATGTGCAACCATACGGTCGCTCATGGCGCTTCTTGTGTTTCCTTGAGGTTGAAATATTAGGACTTTATTTCAGATACAAGCGACGTATGATCACCTACTTCATTTCACAGCGCAGACGCGTGCGCTTCGTGCAGAATTCGCATTGTATCCAGCCTTTTTTGTCGGACTTACTGTCAGGCACCGTCTGCGAATCAGCCTGACTAGGCTCTGGGTTTCCGGACACTTGGTCTAGAGCTGCAGATAAAATCTTCTGCATAATCTCCCGCTTCTGATCGGACAATCCGTCATTCCCTCCAAGTGTCTCTACTTTGTCGCCCATATGGTGGCTGTGTCTGCGCTGGCTGTTACCGTTATCGTTGCTACTGCTGTTCATCATTCTTGCCATGGCGTTGACCATGTTAGTAGCCATCTCGGATACCATATTTTCCATTCTGTCAGGTTGGGCGTGTCCTAGCCGAGAAGAAGTGGAAGAAGGATCTAGGTCCGTGGTAGAGCCCAGATTGAGGGTCGTCAGGGCCGGTAGATCAAGGCGCTGCGTAGTATCTCTTGCAGGAATGCTTGGTGTACTATCCAAGGTGGAATATCTCCGTTGAGTCTGGGGGTCCTCAACTGGTTGAAGGCCTGACTGATTAGATGGCCTAAAGACAGGCGTATCTGGAGACCGCAAGCTGTGAAGGTCCGGACCAGAATCTCTTCTCACATATTCTGATTCAGAAGCAGCAACCGTTGCCTCATCCGAGAAGCGGTCGGCAAAAGATGAAGGCTCAACACGTGGCTTTACATAAGACTCATACCAATCATGCGACCTGGATGAGCTTAGTGCTTGCTTTTTCTGACGTATTCGTAGACAAGCTGACTTACCTTTTCAGTAATTCATTGGTATCCTCGTCATTGTGCATCCGGGAGAGATGCTGACGGAAGTTGTCCAACCGGGGCCATTCCTTACCTCGGCGTGGACAGTTACGCCCAAAACACATGTACAGCACTTTGGGGCCGCGTTCTGGTTCCTGTTTGTGGACGCACTTTTTATGTCGTGCAAGATCATTGATGGTACCGAAGCCTTCCTTCCGCGTACAACCGGGCTCGTCGCATTTGAACAGCTTTCTATGTCTCGCTTCATGCTTCCTGCTGCCAGTCAACTTTATGATTCTTCTGCAGAGTgaattttttaaaacatGCTGAAAAGAGTAAACATACCTCTTATCGGATGGACATTTGCCCGTCCAAGGGCAGTTGGGGTAATCACATGTAATCACATCATGACACATCAAAGATGGTGATTCGACTATCTCCAGCGCATCGACGACTGTGTCG
This window of the Aspergillus flavus chromosome 8, complete sequence genome carries:
- a CDS encoding uncharacterized protein (expressed protein), which gives rise to MVLFLMQSDKDLSSPADTIHQRWGDDVPPVDKRWLYIPRGYGEAQSAGPREREIAVNLTTKAGTGRGGPIASSDRKTRDGAQESETSEKRNGQMGQNPRCHTSNKHRINGRGTRRSKGGKTRARLLPGLLQPQLAVRLVLPFPGHEPQTRAAARPPSGLARRCTCLHPRHFAHFCSTAAANTTPYRRFSVVVLKTQQLNPFIVLPLPHPSLPLLTHVEFTRNPG
- a CDS encoding C2H2 type zinc finger domain protein; translated protein: MSEPNPKRLAWDNSGDILQGMLDRQVAPTSPQLEFSSDGFLTSEYALSDPASFLGLQFGPDSAVIPHSHLSMLNQWPPHHQQASSPPPQPSLDVSQYHHPRLTSNQDAWNPLQVTGVPVSTSTWGFPNANKLQQTPEGGRKNSTGQHSAISESDSHYNGFHPSDSGYCSRSCTTRSVTTSSNAVDSVSSPFLAPHEHEQEDRASMLDLGPSHCGDTVVDALEIVESPSLMCHDVITCDYPNCPWTGKCPSDKRKHEARHRKLFKCDEPGCTRKEGFGTINDLARHKKCVHKQEPERGPKVLYMCFGRNCPRRGKEWPRLDNFRQHLSRMHNDEDTNELLKRSHDWYESYVKPRVEPSSFADRFSDEATVAASESEYVRRDSGPDLHSLRSPDTPVFRPSNQSGLQPVEDPQTQRRYSTLDSTPSIPARDTTQRLDLPALTTLNLGSTTDLDPSSTSSRLGHAQPDRMENMVSEMATNMVNAMARMMNSSSNDNGNSQRRHSHHMGDKVETLGGNDGLSDQKREIMQKILSAALDQVSGNPEPSQADSQTVPDSKSDKKGWIQCEFCTKRTRLRCEMKKHKKRHERPYGCTFEKCSKTFGSKADWKRHENSQHFPLQSWRCTLPDATQGDRSCARLFYDQGEYTRHLKKHHHAEDKEVQAALAKNSIGPHGQSQFWCGFCRDIIPLKGQGLAAWNERFNHIDSEHFKNGERIEDWLLPSGHLTKGAERDEGKERISTHEDGDGEPPADDVSDDETVGSICNSEGENQRDETPMAAPEQVQNPSLRQVNTHFQNNFPMFNSLPDQTNLRKRKFSAPQPSLDYYARADIPAMEKRYKTDDAIQSHYGNLVYCCQCTQGSFSWSYTAQCLYCPHSFCGSCGSERQPRPNGYIESS